A genome region from Portunus trituberculatus isolate SZX2019 chromosome 40, ASM1759143v1, whole genome shotgun sequence includes the following:
- the LOC123516158 gene encoding pro-resilin-like produces the protein MNQCDPGCHSCHPAMAASQLLVLTATLAAMSSVLAVPQQLREPLGIYSGDVARYEFGYEVNAPDYGNDFAHAERREGDDTSGQYRVLLPDGRIQVVSYTVNGDSGYVAEVSYQ, from the exons ATGAATCAGTGTGATCCAGGCTGCCATTCCTGCCATCCCGCCATGGCTGCCTCTCAG CTCCTGGTTTTGACTGCGACTCTGGCGGCGATGTCCAGTGTCCTAGCGGTACCCCAGCAGCTGCGTGAGCCCCTGGGTATCTACAGCGGAGACGTG GCTCGCTATGAGTTTGGGTACGAGGTGAATGCTCCTGACTACGGCAATGACTTCGCCCATGCTGAGAGGCGAGAGGGGGACGACACTTCAGGCCAGTACCGAGTGTTGCTTCCTGATGGTCGTATTCAAGTAGTCTCCTACACTGTCAATGGGGACTCGGGTTATGTAGCTGAAGTCTCCTATCAgtga